The proteins below are encoded in one region of Methanofollis aquaemaris:
- the cutA gene encoding divalent-cation tolerance protein CutA has product MDAEIVVVLCTAPSGDAERIAGLVVEKRLAACVSLFGVGSVFWWEGTVTSEREELLVIKTRRDLLSDLTDALKGAHPYDVPEIIALPVIGGDADYLAWIAGETRKGETSGERHPPECP; this is encoded by the coding sequence ATGGACGCCGAAATCGTCGTCGTCCTCTGCACCGCCCCGTCGGGGGACGCCGAACGGATCGCCGGACTGGTCGTCGAGAAACGACTGGCCGCGTGCGTAAGTCTCTTTGGCGTGGGGTCGGTCTTCTGGTGGGAGGGGACGGTCACCAGCGAGCGTGAAGAACTCCTGGTCATCAAGACGAGGAGAGATCTCCTCTCCGATCTCACCGACGCCCTGAAAGGAGCGCATCCCTATGATGTCCCCGAGATCATCGCTCTCCCGGTCATCGGCGGCGATGCCGACTACCTGGCCTGGATTGCCGGCGAGACGCGAAAAGGGGAGACTTCAGGGGAGCGGCATCCTCCCGAGTGCCCGTAG